In Anaerostipes hadrus ATCC 29173 = JCM 17467, a single genomic region encodes these proteins:
- a CDS encoding nucleoside recognition domain-containing protein translates to MDGFKIVLEIAPTLIALFFAIQIFRSSGALDLIVRFLTPIGKLLKIPKEVLPVIFAKLFSSSAATGFLLDIYKTSGADSLAGFMSSVILSSTETCFYTLSVYYSVVGIKKIRYTLTGALLAVFVGTFISVFISYF, encoded by the coding sequence ATGGATGGATTTAAAATTGTTCTTGAGATTGCCCCAACTCTGATCGCTTTGTTTTTTGCGATTCAAATCTTTCGTTCTTCTGGAGCCTTGGATCTGATTGTTCGTTTTCTGACTCCTATAGGAAAACTATTAAAGATTCCTAAAGAAGTTTTACCCGTGATCTTTGCAAAACTTTTTTCTTCTTCCGCTGCAACTGGATTCCTGCTTGATATTTATAAAACTTCCGGGGCGGATTCTTTGGCTGGATTTATGTCTTCTGTGATCCTTAGTTCAACAGAAACTTGTTTTTATACATTATCCGTGTATTATTCTGTGGTTGGAATAAAAAAGATTCGATATACATTGACTGGGGCATTGCTTGCCGTTTTTGTTGGTACTTTTATCTCTGTATTCATCTCTTATTTTTAA